tatttactaatgACCCGTggctcaaatggcacttcctccTCTCACAAGTATGGGTGGAAGAGGGTGAggtcataaattaaaaatatactaggtgtacccccaaaaaaataacatttaatcTATTTCTCTCAAGTCTTTGACTTCAAAGACTACTTATGCCTTGCTTGTCTTTGGGCCTACTTTTATACTGGCACAGACATAATGTTGGTTTTAatccctccttttttttctttttctttttcttttttattgaatatcAACTATACTGATTTGAAATATCATTGCCATTTTTCCCTTAGCTGTGGATGTCCTTGTTCACTGTGAGGAGCAGATATTGACCTGCAGCATGCCAGATACAGAGGATGGTGAGGGTTATGTGAATCAAGATGAGGAAGCTGTAGCGATGATTGAAGAATCACCTTCAGGTGTTGGAAATCATTTGAATAAACGTGGTACATATTATTCCTCTGTTATGATTCATCTCTATCTGATGTTGAAGTCCTCCTATCTATTCAATTTGGAAAACTGATTATGATTATTATGTATTAGTTATACTGATTTTTTCGGGTGGTATTATCTCTATCTAGAAATAATGTATTCCCCCCTGTATGTAAGAAGAATATAAAGTAGTGCTTTTTTCAAACAGCGTAAGCTGCACAAATGTTTAGCATGCAACTTTACATTTTTGCCCATATTTGCGTGCATGAATGATGGTATATAAGCATTAGTTGCAgtagtatgaaattttattaaatattaattgacagTGGTATGGCTTTCATTCTGTTTGAAACTTTTGTAGGTGATGAAGCTGCACCTGCCAGTGATGGATTGTGGAGCATGGACTGCTCAGCAGTTCTTAGAGTCAAAACCATACACATAAGTTCTCCAATTTTAGCAGCGAAGAGCCCCTTTTTCTATAAGGTTATGGCCTTTCTGTGCTGTATGCTGTTTTTGGTCCTTGGATACCTTTATTCACTAATTTGTTTCATGCCTCCTGCAGTTGTTTTCAAACGGAATGAGAGAGTCAGAGCAGCGACAAGTAACTCTAAGGATCCATGCATCTGGTAATTACGCATCTTCTTtagtttgttttggtttcttttttatagGTAAGTTATTCACGCACTTGGTGGGTCGTGAATCTAGGACTTTACACAACCTCTTTTAGTTCGATAGTAGTACTGGTTCAGAATGTTGATCTATTTTCATATcaaagttgtgaaatttttagttttcaatgaAAATGGTTGAATTTCCATGCATAACAttccaagaaacaaaaaaggaaaagaagaaagtgaTTGAATTTTCTATGTTTTGTTCTGCTTGTCACGGTTGTCTGATTTATTTTACCACTAGAACCCATTCTCAGTTCTAATCCTTTTgtttgcatgtgtgtgtgtgtttgtgtgtatattTTACGagataaatattaattaattactctTTTACCTTGTGTGTTATGTCACTGGAGCAGAGGAAGCAGCCCTCATGGATCTTCTTAATTTTATGTACAGTAATACTTTGTCAGCAACAACATCACCCGCTTTGTTGGATGTGCTGATGGCTGCTGACAAATTTGAGGTTGCATCGTGCATGAGATATTGTAGCAGGTTATTGCGAAGCATGCCAATGTCTTGCGAGTCTGCATTGCTCTATTTAGATCTTCCTTCTAGTGTGTTAATGGCTGATGCAGTTCAGCCATTGACTGATGCGGCAAAGCAGTTTCTTGCTGCACGCTACAAAGACATAACTAAGTGAGTTTTTCTCTTCCAGATTTCCTTTGTCTATCTGAATGATGCTTAATTCTTGGATCTCTTCTCTTTGGTTTATGTTATGTTcaagttgtaaaattttgtttgagcCCATTATTCTGTAGACATAAATGTTCAAATTGTAGAATTTATGTTATGTTCAGATGATGCAAGATTAAACCAgatcataatatttaaatttcagtGGTAGTAGTGACTTTTAAGGTTCAAAATCACagatatgagttttttttttttaaatttgtttcatCCCACAGGTTTCAGGATGAGGTTCTGAACCTGCCCCTGGCTGGTGTTGAGGCAGTATTATCAAGTGATGATCTCCAGGTGCCTTCAGAAGATGCTGTTTATGACTTTGTGCTGAAATGGGCTCGGACCCATTACCCAAAACTTGAGGACCGAAGAGAGGTCCTTGGCTTACGCCTTGGTCGCCTCATCCGATTTCCATACATGACCTGTCGAAAATTAAGGAAGGTTTTAACTTGCAATGACTTTGATCCTGAGCTGACATCAAAGGTTGTGCTTGAGGCTCTCTTTTTCAAGGCTGAGCCTCCATATCGGCAGCGCTCCCTTGCTGCAGATGAGGCCAGTACCAGATATCATCGCTTTGTTGAGCGAGCATACAAGTATCGCCCAGTCAAGGTGGTTGAATTTGAACTACCCCGTCAGCAATGTGTTGTGTACCTGGACCTGAAGCGGGAGGAGTGTTCACTTCTGTTTCCAACTGGTCGGGTTTACTCGCAGGCTTTTCACCTGGGTGGGCAGGGTTTTTTCTTGTCAGCGCACTGCAACATGGACCAACAAAGCTCATTCCATTGCTTTGGGCTATTTTTAGGGATGCAAGAAAAAGGATCAGTCACTTTTGCTGTTGACTATGAGTTTGCAGCAAGGTCAAAGCCAACTGAGGAGTATGTGAGCAAGTATAAAGGTAATTATACTTTCACAGGAGGGAAGGCTGTCGGGTATAGAAATCTTTTTAGTATACCCTGGACGGCATTCATGGCCGATGACAGCCTCTATTTCATCGATGGTGTTGTCCATCTTAGGGCTGAGCTCACCATCAGGCAATGAGCTCTTTTTGGGTCTTGTTTTGTGGAGCTTTTGTATGTTTTCAATCCTCTAGCAGCTCTCTCTAGTTTAACATATGCCCTTGGAGCCTTGTTacgttttttttcttttcttaagagGCTGTGTAATAGTTGTATTATTGATGCTGCCACAGTTGCTTTTTGGAGGTAGAAGGATAAAAGTGGGGATTTGTAGTATGATGGGTGAAAAATGTGTAATCTTGAATGTAATGTTTCCTGCCCCTTTAAAAGGAAGGTGCTGTTAATGTATatgtaatttcatttttttcatgtgCATTCTCTCATGAAACA
This genomic stretch from Castanea sativa cultivar Marrone di Chiusa Pesio chromosome 1, ASM4071231v1 harbors:
- the LOC142613458 gene encoding BTB/POZ domain-containing protein POB1-like isoform X1 produces the protein MRDSNADLFDPRTIMDSDCATAGLGPGPVSDSDFAFAFNDSNFSDRVLRIEIIPDLPETKSDGDGCTSIADWARNRKRRREDIKKDSAVDVLVHCEEQILTCSMPDTEDGEGYVNQDEEAVAMIEESPSGDEAAPASDGLWSMDCSAVLRVKTIHISSPILAAKSPFFYKLFSNGMRESEQRQVTLRIHASEEAALMDLLNFMYSNTLSATTSPALLDVLMAADKFEVASCMRYCSRLLRSMPMSCESALLYLDLPSSVLMADAVQPLTDAAKQFLAARYKDITKFQDEVLNLPLAGVEAVLSSDDLQVPSEDAVYDFVLKWARTHYPKLEDRREVLGLRLGRLIRFPYMTCRKLRKVLTCNDFDPELTSKVVLEALFFKAEPPYRQRSLAADEASTRYHRFVERAYKYRPVKVVEFELPRQQCVVYLDLKREECSLLFPTGRVYSQAFHLGGQGFFLSAHCNMDQQSSFHCFGLFLGMQEKGSVTFAVDYEFAARSKPTEEYVSKYKGNYTFTGGKAVGYRNLFSIPWTAFMADDSLYFIDGVVHLRAELTIRQ
- the LOC142613458 gene encoding BTB/POZ domain-containing protein POB1-like isoform X2; the protein is MRDSNADLFDPRTIMDSDCATAGLGPGPVSDSDFAFAFNDSNFSDRVLRIEIIPDLPETKSDGDGCTSIADWARNRKRRREDIKKDSAVDVLVHCEEQILTCSMPDTEDGEGYVNQDEEAVAMIEESPSGVGNHLNKRGDEAAPASDGLWSMDCSAVLRVKTIHISSPILAAKSPFFYKLFSNGMRESEQRQVTLRIHASEEAALMDLLNFMYSNTLSATTSPALLDVLMAADKFEVASCMRYCSRLLRSMPMSCESALLYLDLPSSVLMADAVQPLTDAAKQFLAARYKDITKFQDEVLNLPLAGVEAVLSSDDLQVPSEDAVYDFVLKWARTHYPKLEDRREVLGLRLGRLIRFPYMTCRKLRKVLTCNDFDPELTSKVVLEALFFKAEPPYRQRSLAADEASTRYHRFVERAYKYRPVKVVEFELPRQQCVVYLDLKREECSLLFPTGRVYSQAFHLGGQGFFLSAHCNMDQQSSFHCFGLFLGMQEKGSVTFAVDYEFAARSKPTEEYVSKYKGNYTFTGGKAVGYRNLFSIPWTAFMADDSLYFIDGVVHLRAELTIRQ
- the LOC142613458 gene encoding BTB/POZ domain-containing protein POB1-like isoform X3, which encodes MPDTEDGEGYVNQDEEAVAMIEESPSGVGNHLNKRGDEAAPASDGLWSMDCSAVLRVKTIHISSPILAAKSPFFYKLFSNGMRESEQRQVTLRIHASEEAALMDLLNFMYSNTLSATTSPALLDVLMAADKFEVASCMRYCSRLLRSMPMSCESALLYLDLPSSVLMADAVQPLTDAAKQFLAARYKDITKFQDEVLNLPLAGVEAVLSSDDLQVPSEDAVYDFVLKWARTHYPKLEDRREVLGLRLGRLIRFPYMTCRKLRKVLTCNDFDPELTSKVVLEALFFKAEPPYRQRSLAADEASTRYHRFVERAYKYRPVKVVEFELPRQQCVVYLDLKREECSLLFPTGRVYSQAFHLGGQGFFLSAHCNMDQQSSFHCFGLFLGMQEKGSVTFAVDYEFAARSKPTEEYVSKYKGNYTFTGGKAVGYRNLFSIPWTAFMADDSLYFIDGVVHLRAELTIRQ